The DNA region AAAGCAAATGGATCGAGCTGTTGCGCTTGCCCGGGGGCTGCGCGATCACCTGGATGCCGGCATCCAGGATCTCGTCGCCGGTAAGGACCAGCTTGGCATTGCCGCCGCCGAACAGCGACGGGAACATCTCGCCGAAATGCCGGTTCACGGCTTCGAACGTGGCCGCGAGCAGCTCGCGCGTCTCGCGATCGATGCGCCGGATCGCGTTCTCCAGGGTATCGAGCGCCTGCTCCAGATCGGCCGACTGGGTGTCGAGGTAGATCTTGCGCTCGCGCGCGGCCGTGAGCTCTTCCAGGGCGGCCAGGTTGACCGCGCCGAGCGCGGCGATCTCTTCGTTCAGGCGCACGATGTCGGCGTTCAGATGGCTCGAGCGCACGCCCTTCTCCAGCTGCGCGCGCAATGCGCCCTGGTCGGCGCCGGCTTCGGCCAGCTGTCCCTCGAATTGCTCCTCGGTCAGTCGCGCCTCCTGCGCCTTCAGGCGCAGGTCGTTGGTCTTGTCGCGCAACGGATTCAAGCGTTGCTCTGCGCCGAGGCGCTCCTGCTCGATCTGGCGCAGCTCGTTCTCCAGCCCCTGCTGCGCATCGCGCACCTGCGCGAGCGCCTGCTCGCGCTCGCTGCGCACGCTCAATGCGCCTTGCAGTTCGCCGACCAGCGGGGCCTCGTCGAAGCGCGCCTGATCGGCTTCGAGCTCGGCGCGCTGCTGCTGCAGGCGCGCGCGCTGCTGCGCGAGATTTTGCAGCGTCGCCTGCAGATCTTCGATACGCTGGGCACAGGTTCGCTGCGTGAACTGCGCAGCCTGCGACTCCTTTTCTGCCTCCTGCAGCGCTTGTCGTTGCGCCGCGACTTCCTGCTCGCACAGGCGATACGCCGCTTCGGCTTCCTGCATGCGCTGCGTGAGCTCGGCGCGCACCGCTTCCAGGCGTGACAGCTCGGCTTGAGCCGCGCTGCGATGCTCGCTTTCCTGTCCGCCCTGGGTGCCGATCTCGGCCACCTCGGCCTCGATCTGTGCCCCGCGCTGGGTGGTGCGATCGGCCTGTTCCGACAGGCGCAGAATTTCCAGCTCGAGCCCGTGCGCGCGCTCCTGCGCGGTGTCGATCTCGAAGCGCAGCGATGCGATGCGGTTGCGCAGCGCGGCCAGCGCCTGCTCGCGCTCGTCGGCGCTGCGCCGCCGGTCGTTCAGCACCGCCTGCTCGGCTTCGATCTGCGTGCCGATGTCGTCGATCTCGCGCTGGCGCGACATCACCCCGTGCAGCTCGTTGTCCGGCGCATGGAAACTCACGCTGTGGCGGGTGAAGACGTGACCTTCGCGCGTGACCAGGATCGCCCCTGCCGGCGCCTGATGACGCAGCTCCAGCGCCGCTTCGGCCGATTCGGCGACATAGACGGTGCCGAGCCATTCCGGAACGACCGCCGCCACGGCGGCGTCGAGACAGCGCACGAAGGCAAGCAGCGGCTGCAATCCCTGCCACGGTTCCAGACGCGGCGCCTCGGCGCCGTTCTCGGCGCTGAAAATCGCCAGCTTGGCAGGCGGACTTTCGCGCCACCACGATTGGCCGGGCTCCATGCGCTCGACCGCGACGGCGTTCAGGCGCTCTTCCAGCACCGCTTCGAGCGCGTCTTCCCAGCCCTGCTCGATGCGCAAAGATTGCCACAGTCGGCGGTGGCCTTCGAGCCCATGCTGTTCGAGCCAGGCCTTGATGTGTTCGCCGCGCGCAAGCCTGGCCTGCAACGCCGCGAGCGCCGAGCGGCGCGCGTCCAGGGCCGTAACACGGCTGGCGGTAGTCTCGGCCGACTGCTGTGCTTCGCGGGTTGTCTGCTCGCGACCCGGTAATTCGGCCTCGTCGCGCTCCAGTGCTGCGCGCAGCTGCTGCAGCTCGCGATCGACCTCGGTCGACTCGGCGCGCAGGCCGGATAAAACGGCGCCGTCCGGCGCGACCAGGGCCGCGTGCTCCTGCTGCAGGCGAGCGCTGCGGCCTTCCAGCTGCTGCAGCAGCTTGTCGGCGTGCTCGCGACGGGTGGCCTGAACCTGCCGTTCCTGTTCGCAGCGCGCGAGCTCGTCGCGTGCGCCGCGCACGGATTCCTGGGTGTCGCGGAATCTCGCCTCTGCAACCGGCAGGCGTTCTGCCTCGGCCGCCACGCGTGCGGCCAGCCCGTGCGAGTGCTCGTCGGCTTGCGTGAGCTGCGCGCGCCAGTCTTCGCAGCTCGCCTCGGACTGCGCGAGCTGCGCCTCGCACTGCTGCAGATCGGCATCGACCTGCGTGAGCTGCGCTTGCACACGAGCGCGGCTGTCGCGCAGGAACTGCAGTTGCTGCTCCAGCCGTGCGACTTCCGATCCCGCCTGGAAGAACTCCCCCTGGGCCTTCGATACCCGGTCGTTGGCCGCGTAGAACTCGACCCGCAGCGACTCGGAGCGCTTCTGCGCGTCGGCCAAGCGCGCGTTCTCCGCTTCGGTCTCGACCAGGATGCGCTCCAGCTCGCGCGCGAGCCGAGCGCCCTGGGCCTGCGCCTCCTGCTTGCGCACGAACCACATGAGCTGGTGCGTATTGCTCAGGGCGTCCTGCAGGCTGCGATACTTCGCCGCCACCTCGGCCTGGTCCTGCAGTTTCTCCAGCTGCTTGCCGAGCTCTTCGCGAATGTCGGTCACCCGCTGCAGGTTGTCGCGCGTATCGCCGATGCGAAGCTCGGTCTCGCGCCGGCGCTCGCGATACTTCGACACGCCGGCGGCTTCTTCCAGGAACACCCGCAGCTCTTCCGGCTTGGCCTCGATGATCTGCGAGATCATGCCCTGCTCGATGATGCCGTAGGCGCGCGCCCCGACGCCCGTGCCGAGAAAGAGATCGGCCACATCGCGCCGGCGCACGTGGATACCGTTGATGTAGTACTCGGAAGCCCCTTCGCGCTCGAGCACGCGCTTGATCGCGATCTCGGCGTAGGCCGACCATTCGCCCGCGGCCTTGCCGAGGCTGTTGTCGAAGATGAGCTCGACCGA from Betaproteobacteria bacterium includes:
- the smc gene encoding chromosome segregation protein SMC yields the protein MRLKEIKLAGFKSFVDPTHIPIPGQIVGVVGPNGCGKSNVIDAVRWVLGESSARHLRGETMQDVIFNGAGERKPGHRASVELIFDNSLGKAAGEWSAYAEIAIKRVLEREGASEYYINGIHVRRRDVADLFLGTGVGARAYGIIEQGMISQIIEAKPEELRVFLEEAAGVSKYRERRRETELRIGDTRDNLQRVTDIREELGKQLEKLQDQAEVAAKYRSLQDALSNTHQLMWFVRKQEAQAQGARLARELERILVETEAENARLADAQKRSESLRVEFYAANDRVSKAQGEFFQAGSEVARLEQQLQFLRDSRARVQAQLTQVDADLQQCEAQLAQSEASCEDWRAQLTQADEHSHGLAARVAAEAERLPVAEARFRDTQESVRGARDELARCEQERQVQATRREHADKLLQQLEGRSARLQQEHAALVAPDGAVLSGLRAESTEVDRELQQLRAALERDEAELPGREQTTREAQQSAETTASRVTALDARRSALAALQARLARGEHIKAWLEQHGLEGHRRLWQSLRIEQGWEDALEAVLEERLNAVAVERMEPGQSWWRESPPAKLAIFSAENGAEAPRLEPWQGLQPLLAFVRCLDAAVAAVVPEWLGTVYVAESAEAALELRHQAPAGAILVTREGHVFTRHSVSFHAPDNELHGVMSRQREIDDIGTQIEAEQAVLNDRRRSADEREQALAALRNRIASLRFEIDTAQERAHGLELEILRLSEQADRTTQRGAQIEAEVAEIGTQGGQESEHRSAAQAELSRLEAVRAELTQRMQEAEAAYRLCEQEVAAQRQALQEAEKESQAAQFTQRTCAQRIEDLQATLQNLAQQRARLQQQRAELEADQARFDEAPLVGELQGALSVRSEREQALAQVRDAQQGLENELRQIEQERLGAEQRLNPLRDKTNDLRLKAQEARLTEEQFEGQLAEAGADQGALRAQLEKGVRSSHLNADIVRLNEEIAALGAVNLAALEELTAARERKIYLDTQSADLEQALDTLENAIRRIDRETRELLAATFEAVNRHFGEMFPSLFGGGNAKLVLTGDEILDAGIQVIAQPPGKRNSSIHLLSGGEKALTALALIFSMFQLNPAPFCLLDEVDAPLDDSNTLRFCALVRKMAAETQFMFISHNKLTMEIAEQLIGVTMQELGVSRVVAVDIEEALKLTEKQAA